A genomic region of Anas platyrhynchos isolate ZD024472 breed Pekin duck chromosome 9, IASCAAS_PekinDuck_T2T, whole genome shotgun sequence contains the following coding sequences:
- the ATG4B gene encoding cysteine protease ATG4B isoform X1 yields MGSRAGGERRCDWPRGGSGFGCAGADASAGPAAGAALGGAAAMDAATLTYDTLRFEYEDFPETKEPVWILGRKYSVFTEKEEILLDVTSRLWFTYRKNFPAIGGTGPTSDTGWGCMLRCGQMIFAQALVCRHLGRDWRWIKGKRQMDNYFSVLNAFIDKKDSYYSIHQIAQMGVGEGKSIGQWYGPNTVAQVLKKLATFDTWSSLAVHIAMDNTVVMEEIRRLCQSNFACAGAAACPGVESDVLYNGYPEEAGVRDRLSLWKPLVLLIPLRLGLTEINEAYIETLKHCFMMPQSLGVIGGKPNSAHYFIGYVGEELIYLDPHTTQPAVEPNDSSCLPDESFHCQHPPCRMSIAELDPSIAVGFFCNTEEDFNDWCQQIKKLSLVRGALPMFELVERQPSHFSNPDVLNLTPGDKELLAASARRNSSDADRLERFFDSEDEDFEILSL; encoded by the exons ATGGGCTCGCGGGCCGGCGGCGAGCGGCGCTGCGATTGGCCGCGCGGCGGCAGCGGGTTCGGCTGCGCCGGGGCGGATGCGTCGGCGGGGCCGGCAGCGGGCGCAGCCCTCGGCGGGGCCGCCGCCATGGACGCAG CTACCCTTACCTATGACACTCTCAGGTTTGAATATGAAGACTTCCCTGAGACCAAAGAGCCTGTGTGGATCCTAGGCCGCAAATACAGCGTTTTCACAG agaaagaagagatcCTGTTGGATGTGACCTCTCGGCTTTGGTTCACCTACAGAAAGAACTTCCCTGCCATCG GAGGAACTGGTCCCACATCTGATACTGGTTGGGGCTGTATGTTGCGGTGTGGCCAGATGATCTTTGCTCAGGCTTTGGTCTGCAGGCATTTGGGAAGAG ACTGGAGGTGGATAAaagggaagaggcagatggataATTACTTCAGTGTTCTTAATGCCTTCATTGACAAAAAAGACAGCTACTACTCCATTCACCAGATAG CCCAAATGGGAGTTGGAGAGGGGAAATCCATAGGTCAATGGTATGGACCAAACACAGTCGCACAAGTGCTCAA AAAACTTGCCACTTTTGATACGTGGAGTTCACTGGCAGTACACATAGCCATGGACAACACTGTAGTAATGGAAGAAATCA GGCGGTTGTGCCAGTCCAACTTCGCgtgtgctggagctgcagcatgcCCCGGTGTGGAGTCAGACGTACTCTATAACGGGTACCCAGAGGAAGCAGGGGTTAGAGATAGGCTCTCACTGTGGAAACCATTGGTGCTGCTGATACCTCTCCGCCTTGGGCTCACAGAGATCAATGAAGCCTATATTGAAACGCTAAAG CACTGCTTCATGATGCCTCAGTCCCTGGGAGTGATCGGAGGGAAACCAAACAGTGCTCACTACTTCATTGGTTATGTAG GTGAGGAACTCATTTACCTGGATCCCCACACTACGCAGCCTGCAGTGGAGCCCAACGACAGCAGCTGTCTCCCTGACGAAAGCTTCCACTGCCAGCACCCTCCCTGCAGAATGAGCATTGCCGAGCTCGACCCCTCCATTGCTGTG ggctTTTTCTGCAACACGGAGGAGGACTTTAATGATTGGTGCCAGCAAATCAAAAAG CTGTCCCTGGTAAGAGGAGCGCTGCCCATGTTCGAACTGGTTGAGCGCCAGCCGTCGCACTTCTCCAACCCCGATGTTCTGAATCTCACGCCAG GAGATAAGGAGCTATTGGCAGCTTCTGCCAGGAGGA aCTCCTCTGATGCCGACAGATTGGAAAGGTTCTTTGACTCAGAAGATGAAGACTTTGAAATCTTAtccctttga
- the ATG4B gene encoding cysteine protease ATG4B isoform X2: protein MGSRAGGERRCDWPRGGSGFGCAGADASAGPAAGAALGGAAAMDAATLTYDTLRFEYEDFPETKEPVWILGRKYSVFTEKEEILLDVTSRLWFTYRKNFPAIGGTGPTSDTGWGCMLRCGQMIFAQALVCRHLGRDWRWIKGKRQMDNYFSVLNAFIDKKDSYYSIHQIAQMGVGEGKSIGQWYGPNTVAQVLKKLATFDTWSSLAVHIAMDNTVVMEEIRRLCQSNFACAGAAACPGVESDVLYNGYPEEAGVRDRLSLWKPLVLLIPLRLGLTEINEAYIETLKHCFMMPQSLGVIGGKPNSAHYFIGYVGEELIYLDPHTTQPAVEPNDSSCLPDESFHCQHPPCRMSIAELDPSIAVGFFCNTEEDFNDWCQQIKKLSLVRGALPMFELVERQPSHFSNPDVLNLTPDSSDADRLERFFDSEDEDFEILSL, encoded by the exons ATGGGCTCGCGGGCCGGCGGCGAGCGGCGCTGCGATTGGCCGCGCGGCGGCAGCGGGTTCGGCTGCGCCGGGGCGGATGCGTCGGCGGGGCCGGCAGCGGGCGCAGCCCTCGGCGGGGCCGCCGCCATGGACGCAG CTACCCTTACCTATGACACTCTCAGGTTTGAATATGAAGACTTCCCTGAGACCAAAGAGCCTGTGTGGATCCTAGGCCGCAAATACAGCGTTTTCACAG agaaagaagagatcCTGTTGGATGTGACCTCTCGGCTTTGGTTCACCTACAGAAAGAACTTCCCTGCCATCG GAGGAACTGGTCCCACATCTGATACTGGTTGGGGCTGTATGTTGCGGTGTGGCCAGATGATCTTTGCTCAGGCTTTGGTCTGCAGGCATTTGGGAAGAG ACTGGAGGTGGATAAaagggaagaggcagatggataATTACTTCAGTGTTCTTAATGCCTTCATTGACAAAAAAGACAGCTACTACTCCATTCACCAGATAG CCCAAATGGGAGTTGGAGAGGGGAAATCCATAGGTCAATGGTATGGACCAAACACAGTCGCACAAGTGCTCAA AAAACTTGCCACTTTTGATACGTGGAGTTCACTGGCAGTACACATAGCCATGGACAACACTGTAGTAATGGAAGAAATCA GGCGGTTGTGCCAGTCCAACTTCGCgtgtgctggagctgcagcatgcCCCGGTGTGGAGTCAGACGTACTCTATAACGGGTACCCAGAGGAAGCAGGGGTTAGAGATAGGCTCTCACTGTGGAAACCATTGGTGCTGCTGATACCTCTCCGCCTTGGGCTCACAGAGATCAATGAAGCCTATATTGAAACGCTAAAG CACTGCTTCATGATGCCTCAGTCCCTGGGAGTGATCGGAGGGAAACCAAACAGTGCTCACTACTTCATTGGTTATGTAG GTGAGGAACTCATTTACCTGGATCCCCACACTACGCAGCCTGCAGTGGAGCCCAACGACAGCAGCTGTCTCCCTGACGAAAGCTTCCACTGCCAGCACCCTCCCTGCAGAATGAGCATTGCCGAGCTCGACCCCTCCATTGCTGTG ggctTTTTCTGCAACACGGAGGAGGACTTTAATGATTGGTGCCAGCAAATCAAAAAG CTGTCCCTGGTAAGAGGAGCGCTGCCCATGTTCGAACTGGTTGAGCGCCAGCCGTCGCACTTCTCCAACCCCGATGTTCTGAATCTCACGCCAG aCTCCTCTGATGCCGACAGATTGGAAAGGTTCTTTGACTCAGAAGATGAAGACTTTGAAATCTTAtccctttga